A DNA window from Ipomoea triloba cultivar NCNSP0323 chromosome 10, ASM357664v1 contains the following coding sequences:
- the LOC116033511 gene encoding cytosolic sulfotransferase 17-like: protein MENQNLLPEEKWWGGQNLQQINGFWLLPMMIPGIQRAVAEFKPHPNDIILASFPKTGTTWLKSLLYAIINYSSLDSLVKNSPHDLIPFLEVDVYGESSKSNIMSDTNSCDATRMFNTHIPYQFLGETFESSGCRVVYVTRNPKDTLNSLWHFVNKWKMDEQAPWELEEAVEQFCRGVIPGAPYYEHVLGYRMASLKNPGKVFFITYEELKNDTNTHVKRLIEFLGCPFRDDDKKVEEIVKSCSFEILSSHEVNKFEECRPWFPMPNNSFFRQAEVGDHKRYLSEEAIERIDALTREKFHKSGFIYGI, encoded by the coding sequence ATGGAGaatcaaaatttattaccaGAAGAGAAATGGTGGGGAGGTCAAAATTTACAACAAATCAATGGCTTTTGGTTATTGCCTATGATGATCCCCGGAATTCAACGAGCCGTGGCCGAGTTCAAGCCTCATCCTAACGATATAATCTTGGCTTCATTTCCGAAAACTGGCACAACATGGCTCAAATCTTTGCTTTATGCTATCATAAATTACTCCTCTCTTGATTCTCTAGTCAAGAATAGCCCCCACGACCTTATTCCTTTCCTAGAAGTTGATGTTTATGGAGaatcatcaaaatcaaacaTAATGTCAGATACTAATAGTTGTGATGCTACTAGGATGTTCAATACACATATTCCTTACCAATTTCTAGGCGAAACCTTTGAATCCTCAGGTTGTCGTGTGGTTTATGTGACTAGGAACCCAAAGGACACCTTAAATTCATTGTGGCATTTTGTGAATAAGTGGAAGATGGATGAGCAAGCACCATGGGAGTTGGAAGAAGCTGTGGAGCAATTTTGCCGTGGGGTTATCCCTGGGGCACCTTACTATGAGCATGTATTGGGGTACAGAATGGCGAGTTTGAAGAATCCTGGTAAAGTGTTCTTTATTACttatgaagaattgaagaatgacACAAATACTCACGTGAAAAGATTGATTGAGTTTTTGGGTTGCCCTTTTCGTGATGATGATAAAAAAGTGGAGGAGATAGTGAAGAGTTGCAGTTTCGAGATTTTAAGCAGTCATGAAGTAAACAAGTTCGAGGAATGTCGTCCTTGGTTTCCCATGCccaataattcattttttagacAAGCTGAAGTGGGTGACCATAAAAGATACTTAAGTGAGGAGGCAATTGAAAGAATTGATGCTCTTACAAGGGAGAAATTTCACAAATCTGGGTTTATTTATGGGATCTAG
- the LOC116031454 gene encoding cytosolic sulfotransferase 17-like, with protein MPMMTPAIQQAIAEFNPHPNDVILASFPKTGTTWLKSLLFSIINYSSRDSLVKNNPHALIPFLENDVYGESSKPISIMSNDTTRIFNTHIPYQLLGKNIESSGCRVVYITRNPKDTLNSLWHFVNKWEMTNVAPWGMEEAVEKFCHGIVPDGPYYEHVLGYRIASFENPDKVFFVTYEELRKDTVTHVKRLAEFLSCPFADDDKKVEEIVKSCSFEVLSSHEVNKCDDLQAWFPVSNKSFFRQGTMGDHKKYLSEEAIEKIDALTKEKFHKCGFIYGI; from the coding sequence ATGCCTATGATGACCCCTGCAATTCAACAGGCCATTGCTGAGTTCAATCCCCATCCTAATGATGTAATCTTAGCTTCATTTCCAAAAACCGGTACAACATGGCTCAAATCTTTGCTTTTTTCTATCATAAATTACTCCTCCCGTGATTCTCTAGTCAAGAATAACCCCCACGCACTTATTCCTTTCCTAGAAAATGATGTCTATGGAGAATCATCAAAACCAATTAGCATTATGTCAAATGATACTACTAGGATCTTCAATACCCATATTCCTTACCAATTATTAGGCAAAAACATTGAATCCTCAGGTTGTCGTGTGGTTTATATCACTAGAAATCCAAAGGACACCTTAAATTCATTGTGGCATTTTGTGAATAAGTGGGAGATGACCAATGTAGCACCGTGGGGGATGGAAGAAGCTGTAGAGAAATTTTGCCATGGGATTGTCCCTGATGGACCTTACTATGAGCATGTGTTGGGGTATAGAATCGCAAGTTTTGAGAACCCTGATAAAGTgttttttgttacttatgaaGAGTTGAGAAAAGACACAGTTACTCATGTCAAAAGATTGGCTGAGTTTTTGAGTTGTCCTTTTGCTGATGACGATAAGAAAGTTGAGGAGATAGTGAAGAGTTGCAGCTTTGAGGTTTTAAGTAGTCATGAAGTTAACAAGTGTGATGATTTGCAAGCATGGTTTCCCGTGTCCAACAAATCATTTTTTAGGCAAGGTACAATGGGTGATCATAAAAAGTACTTAAGTGAAGAGGCTATTGAAAAGATTGATGCACTCACAAAGGAGAAATTTCACAAATGTGGTTTCATTTATGGGATTTAG
- the LOC116032811 gene encoding cysteine-rich repeat secretory protein 38, giving the protein MAISKLFSLLPLLSMAVVLTLHTAMAADPLFHFCSNSGNFTPNSNYQNNLNQLLGDLYLKTPINGFGSGSAGKYSDQTYGLSLCRGDVSAADCKSCVADAGSALRDRCPYNKGAIIWYDNCLVKYSDEDFLGKIDNGNKFYMWNVQEVSNPEEFNRKTKELLSELAGKAYGVKSLYATGETELGAGGSSTTSEKLYGLVQCTRDLSGEDCKKCLDGAIGELPNCCDSKEGGRVVGGSCNFRYEIYPFVNDA; this is encoded by the exons ATGGCCATCTCCAAGCTTTTCTCTCTTCTCCCTCTGCTTTCCATGGCTGTCGTCCTCACACTGCACACAGCCATGGCGGCTGATCCACTCTTCCATTTCTGTTCAAACTCTGGAAACTTCACTCCCAACTCCAACTACCAGAACAACTTAAACCAACTTCTGGGTGACCTCTACTTGAAAACGCCGATCAACGGATTTGGCTCTGGCTCCGCCGGAAAATACTCCGACCAGACGTACGGCCTCTCTCTCTGCCGCGGCGACGTCTCCGCCGCAGACTGCAAGTCTTGCGTAGCCGACGCCGGCAGCGCGCTGCGTGACCGATGTCCCTACAACAAAGGCGCTATTATTTG GTACGACAACTGTCTTGTGAAGTACTCGGATGAGGATTTCTTGGGGAAGATAGACAATGGCAACAAGTTCTACATGTGGAACGTCCAAGAGGTGAGCAACCCGGAGGAATTCAACCGGAAAACCAAGGAGCTGTTGAGCGAACTGGCCGGAAAGGCGTACGGGGTGAAGAGTTTGTACGCGACCGGGGAGACGGAGCTGGGCGCGGGGGGATCGTCGACGACGTCGGAGAAGCTGTACGGGTTGGTTCAGTGCACCAGAGATCTCTCCGGCGAGGATTGCAAGAAGTGCCTCGACGGCGCCATTGGAGAGCTCCCAAACTGCTGTGATTCCAAAGAGGGCGGGAGAGTTGTGGGAGGGAGTTGCAATTTTAGATATGAAATCTATCCTTTTGTGAATGAtgcttga